A genome region from Gigantopelta aegis isolate Gae_Host chromosome 3, Gae_host_genome, whole genome shotgun sequence includes the following:
- the LOC121368834 gene encoding uncharacterized protein LOC121368834 yields the protein MLWIFSEFYNLVCYCLIDFVIFIFVDVFVKLQLKDASNEEKRRIWLVESACLLVICFLCYFHHIPYLLGPLTAVTFAYTQLCGRVDLRQLWNGVQTRWDEYKQHEESMGHIREQLLRQRQANTLPPPNVNYPHFYQQVSPGSVLQPLTNNSNYSVSPKPIHSNSGWFFSLPGKSIGERGPKIDHLIPDQRQHEGMFVSQKHARGMLVRNPEENFHQTLTKPLGFGGERLTRRPLRQENTTAITHISKPQSLLPSASVAASSKPSIKTKFMTAFGMNAPTNLPPGLRNNGMNLCFMNAVLQSLARTPHLVSCLMVDSRRDELQCGVAESVLLSTLAEVLHQCSLPPGQSSVGVLDPTSFRQAASTLNSSLFAPMGKLQDQQDAAEFLMWLLDKVHTVLNNNKKARQNDKVSRQRGEEGFPTSTFSVLKFIYGDLNHTHLKDLKDACRKEIKSANGLENDSYAEPIQRLSDLEWLTHKQNNESIIDDLFTGQLVEAYHCLSNNNISVNLQAFNVLPVPIAAPRELSGVGYLEDCFTTFCHIEHVFGHNGILRDQAEDTATVNKKRKRTINPVDQSTPKMRMLTRSSKSSLTADTTLLNQFMSPIPSAPDIDDSGFHDHLFKTSTPVLDATTTGVGNIVNRQQGEIERRCLLRQLPECLIIQLMRFSFNQQVGKTRKIKNPVSIRLKGLDLTHIIYDSVTQREDLTAASHTYDLYSLCVHLGAESMHNGHYVSYALHGDGNWYRFDDEKVAQVNMDYEVTTKELRENAYILFYKRA from the exons ATGTTGTGGATTTTTTCAGAATTTTACAATTTAGTCTGTTATTGTTTGATTGACTTcgtaattttcatttttgttgaTGTCTTTGTGAAGCTGCAATTAAAAGATGCATC aaatgaaGAGAAAAGGCGGATCTGGTTGGTTGAGTCAGCTTGCCTGCTGGTCATCTGTTTCCTGTGCTACTTCCATCACATTCCATACCTGTTGGGTCCACTTACCGCTGTAACATTTGCTTACACACAGCTTTGTGGACGGGTTGATCTGAGACAGTTGTGGAACGGTGTGCAGACGCGATGGGATGAGTACAAGCAGCACGAAGAGAGCATGGGACACATTCGGGAGCAGCTGTTGCGGCAGCGGCAGGCGAACACCCTCCCTCCGCCCAATGTGAATTACCCCCATTTCTACCAGCAGGTGTCGCCGGGGAGCGTCTTGCAGCCGTTGACAAATAACAGTAACTACTCCGTAAGTCCAAAACCCATTCACAGTAACAGTGGGTGGTTTTTCTCATTGCCAGGTAAATCGATCGGTGAGCGAGGGCCAAAGATCGATCACCTGATTCCCGATCAGAGGCAGCACGAAGGCATGTTTGTGTCTCAAAAACATGCTCGCGGAATGCTGGTTAGGAATCCCGAGGAAAACTTTCATCAAACTTTGACAAAACCCCTCGGTTTTGGCGGGGAGAGGTTAACAAGACGACCTCTCCGACAGGAAAACACTACCGCCATCACGCACATTTCGAAACCTCAGTCCCTGCTACCCTCTGCGTCGGTAGCAGCCTCGTCGAAACCGTCGATAAAGACCAAGTTCATGACCGCCTTCGGCATGAACGCCCCGACGAACCTGCCTCCAGGTCTGCGGAACAACGGCATGAATCTGTGCTTCATGAACGCGGTCCTCCAGTCCTTGGCCAGGACTCCCCACCTGGTGTCCTGTCTGATGGTCGACTCGCGCCGAGACGAGCTGCAGTGTGGGGTAGCCGAGAGCGTCCTCCTGTCCACGCTTGCCGAAGTGCTACACCAGTGCAGCTTGCCCCCGGGTCAGAGCAGTGTGGGCGTCCTTGACCCCACGTCGTTCAGACAGGCTGCCTCGACACTGAACAGCAGTCTGTTCGCACCGATGGGTAAGCTGCAGGATCAGCAGGATGCGGCCGAGTTCCTCATGTGGTTGCTAGACAAAGTGCACACCGTGctcaataacaacaaaaaagcaaggCAAAATG ATAAGGTTTCTCGGCAGCGAGGAGAGGAGGGGTTTCCCACATCcacattttcagttttaaagtttatCTATGGCGATCTCAATCACACACACCTTAAGGATCTAAAAGATGCCTGCAGGAAAGAG attaaaAGTGCTAATGGGCTGGAGAATGATTCTTATGCGGAGCCAATTCAGAGGCTTTCTGATTTGGAGTGGTTAACTCACAAACAGAACAATGAATCGATAATCGACGACCTCTTCACTGGGCAGCTTGTCGAGGCCTACCACTGCCTCTCCAACAACAATATATCGGTGAACCTGCAGGCATTCAACGTTCTGCCCGTGCCGATAGCGGCCCCTCGAGAGCTGTCCGGTGTGGGGTACCTCGAGGACTGCTTCACGACGTTCTGCCACATAGAGCACGTCTTCGGACACAACGGAATCCTCAGGGATCAGGCGGAAGACACTGCCACTGTGAACAAGAAACGAAAAAGGACTATCAATCCCGTTGACCAGAGCACCCCGAAAATGCGCATGTTGACGAGATCGTCAAAATCTTCGTTGACGGCCGACACCACCTTACTGAACCAGTTCATGTCTCCGATACCCAGTGCACCGGACATagacgacagtgggtttcacGATCACCTGTTCAAAACGTCGACACCGGTACTCGACGCGACGACCACGGGGGTCGGGAACATTGTCAATCGGCAGCAAGGAGAGATTGAGCGAAGGTGCCTTCTGAGACAATTGCCTGAGTGTCTGATTATTCAGCTGATGAGGTTTTCCTTCAACCAGCAGGTGGGGAAGACGAGGAAGATCAAGAACCCGGTAAGCATCCGCTTGAAGGGCCTCGACTTGACGCACATCATCTACGACTCGGTCACACAGAGGGAGGACCTGACGGCAGCTAGTCACACCTATGATCTCTACAGCCTGTGCGTCCACCTGGGAGCCGAGAGCATGCACAACGGGCACTATGTGTCCTACGCTTTGCATGGCGACGGCAACTGGTACAGGTTTGACGATGAAAAGGTTGCACAGGTGAACATGGATTATGAAGTGACAACCAAAGAACTGAGGGAAAACGCCTACATACTTTTTTACAAGAGGGCTTGA